In the genome of Gloeomargarita sp. SRBZ-1_bins_9, one region contains:
- the guaA gene encoding glutamine-hydrolyzing GMP synthase, whose product MDGVDLAHRQMIAILDFGSQYSELIARRIRETQVYSELLPYHTTAEALRRLQPRGIILSGGPNSVYDRGAPQCDPEIWNLGIPILGVCYGMQLMVQQLGGKVVRSALGEYGRAALHIDDPTDLLTNVEDGTIMWMSHGDSVVQLPEGFAILAHTENCPCAAIAHHERNLYGVQFHPEVAHSQGGMAIIRNFVYHICGCEPTWTTAAFVEEAINEIRAKVGHKRVLLALSGGVDSSTLAFLLHKAIGNQLTCVFIDQGFMRKLEPERLLKLFHEQFHIPVEYVNARDQFLEAIKGVTDPEEKRRIIGHEFIKVFERESQRLGPFDYLAQGTLYPDVIESAGGPVDPQTGERVAVKIKSHHNVGGLPKNLQFKLIEPLRRLFKDEVRKVARSLGLPEEIVQRQPFPGPGLAIRIIGEVTPERLEMLREADWIVRQEINRHGLYNQLWQAFAVLLPVRSVGVMGDKRTYAYPIVLRLVTSEDGMTADWAKVPYEFLEVVANRIVNEVPGINRVVYDITSKPPGTIEWE is encoded by the coding sequence GTGGATGGTGTTGACTTGGCTCACCGGCAGATGATTGCCATTTTGGATTTCGGCTCCCAATATTCCGAGCTGATTGCCCGGCGGATTCGGGAGACGCAGGTGTATTCCGAGTTATTACCCTACCACACCACCGCCGAGGCCCTACGTCGGTTGCAACCCCGGGGCATTATTCTTTCCGGCGGTCCTAATTCTGTGTACGACCGGGGCGCACCCCAATGTGATCCAGAAATTTGGAACCTGGGCATCCCCATCCTGGGGGTCTGCTATGGGATGCAATTGATGGTGCAGCAGTTGGGGGGCAAGGTGGTGCGCTCGGCCCTGGGGGAATACGGGAGAGCGGCGCTGCACATTGACGACCCCACCGATTTGCTCACCAATGTGGAGGACGGCACCATCATGTGGATGAGCCACGGGGACAGTGTGGTGCAGTTGCCCGAGGGTTTTGCCATCCTGGCCCATACGGAAAATTGTCCCTGCGCAGCCATTGCCCACCACGAGCGCAACCTCTACGGGGTGCAATTTCACCCGGAGGTGGCCCACTCCCAGGGGGGCATGGCCATTATTCGCAATTTCGTCTATCACATCTGCGGCTGTGAACCGACGTGGACGACGGCCGCTTTTGTGGAGGAGGCCATCAACGAAATCCGGGCCAAGGTGGGCCATAAGCGGGTGTTGCTGGCGTTGTCGGGGGGCGTGGATTCGTCCACCCTAGCCTTTTTGCTGCACAAGGCCATTGGCAACCAGCTTACCTGTGTGTTTATTGACCAGGGGTTCATGCGCAAGCTGGAGCCGGAGCGGTTGTTGAAGCTCTTTCACGAGCAATTTCACATCCCGGTGGAGTATGTCAATGCGCGGGACCAGTTCCTGGAGGCCATCAAGGGGGTGACCGACCCGGAGGAAAAACGGCGCATTATCGGCCACGAATTTATTAAGGTGTTTGAGCGGGAGTCCCAGCGCTTGGGGCCGTTTGATTACCTGGCCCAGGGGACCCTCTACCCGGATGTGATCGAATCGGCGGGTGGGCCGGTGGACCCCCAAACGGGTGAGCGGGTAGCGGTCAAGATCAAAAGCCATCACAACGTGGGGGGGCTACCGAAAAATCTCCAGTTCAAACTGATTGAACCCCTGCGGCGGCTATTCAAGGACGAGGTGCGCAAGGTGGCCCGCTCCCTGGGACTGCCGGAGGAGATCGTGCAGCGGCAACCGTTTCCGGGGCCGGGGTTGGCCATTCGCATCATCGGGGAGGTGACGCCAGAACGCCTGGAGATGCTGCGGGAGGCGGACTGGATCGTGCGGCAGGAGATCAACCGGCATGGGTTGTACAACCAGCTTTGGCAGGCCTTTGCCGTGTTGTTGCCGGTGCGCTCGGTGGGGGTCATGGGGGACAAACGCACCTACGCCTACCCGATTGTCCTGCGGCTGGTCACCAGCGAAGACGGCATGACGGCGGACTGGGCTAAGGTGCCCTATGAGTTTCTGGAGGTGGTGGCTAATCGCATCGTCAACGAGGTGCCGGGCATCAACCGCGTGGTGTATGACATTACTTCCAAACCGCCGGGCACGATCGAGTGGGAGTGA
- the msrB gene encoding peptide-methionine (R)-S-oxide reductase MsrB produces the protein MDSAPLPRTEEEWQKVLTPDQFRVLRQHGTERPGSSPLDKNYAPGKYYCAGCGALLFTSATKFNSGTGWPSFYAPVEGAIGTREDLSYGMRRIEVHCQRCGGHLGHVFPDGPAPTGLRYCINGVALIFVPEGEPAPVLHR, from the coding sequence ATGGATTCGGCCCCGTTACCCCGCACTGAGGAAGAATGGCAGAAAGTACTCACGCCGGATCAGTTTCGTGTATTACGGCAACATGGCACGGAACGCCCCGGTAGCAGCCCCTTGGACAAAAACTATGCTCCGGGTAAGTACTACTGCGCCGGTTGTGGGGCGTTGCTGTTTACCTCCGCGACCAAGTTCAACAGCGGCACGGGGTGGCCCAGTTTTTATGCGCCGGTGGAGGGAGCTATTGGCACCCGTGAGGATTTGTCCTACGGCATGCGGCGGATTGAGGTGCACTGCCAACGCTGTGGGGGACATTTGGGGCATGTGTTTCCCGATGGCCCTGCCCCCACCGGCCTGCGCTACTGTATCAATGGGGTGGCCCTGATTTTTGTCCCGGAAGGGGAGCCGGCGCCTGTGCTTCACCGTTAG
- the recR gene encoding recombination mediator RecR, translating to MSAAYTRPLARLIERLQRLPGIGPKSAQRLALYILKQPEAEVQALAQALLEAKQQVGHCQICYHLSAEPVCDICADPDRDDEVICVVSDSRDVMALEKTREYRGKYHVLGGVISPMDGIGPEQLTIAALVKRVGERPIKEVILALSPTIEGETTILYLGRLLKPLTRVTRIAFGLPVGGDLEYADELTLAKALEGRREL from the coding sequence TTGAGTGCTGCCTACACCCGTCCCCTGGCGCGTCTGATTGAACGGTTGCAACGGCTGCCTGGGATCGGCCCCAAGTCGGCCCAACGGCTGGCCCTATACATCCTCAAGCAACCGGAGGCGGAGGTGCAGGCCCTGGCCCAGGCACTTCTGGAGGCCAAACAACAGGTGGGCCATTGCCAAATCTGCTATCACCTATCGGCGGAACCGGTGTGTGACATCTGCGCCGACCCAGACCGGGATGATGAGGTCATCTGTGTGGTGAGCGACTCCCGGGATGTGATGGCCCTGGAAAAAACCCGCGAGTACCGGGGCAAGTACCACGTCCTGGGGGGGGTGATTTCCCCGATGGATGGCATCGGCCCGGAGCAACTCACCATCGCTGCCCTGGTGAAACGGGTGGGGGAACGGCCCATCAAAGAAGTCATCCTAGCCCTCAGCCCCACGATCGAAGGGGAGACCACCATTTTGTACCTGGGGCGTCTGCTCAAACCCCTGACCCGGGTGACGCGGATTGCCTTTGGGTTGCCGGTGGGGGGGGATTTGGAGTACGCCGATGAGTTGACCCTGGCCAAAGCCCTGGAGGGACGGCGGGAGCTTTAG